A window of Mesoplasma chauliocola contains these coding sequences:
- the fmt gene encoding methionyl-tRNA formyltransferase, whose amino-acid sequence MDKIKVIFCGTPQIGASILETLIKMKNVEVKLVISQPDRPVGRKKELMPTPVKQVAIKNNLKVIQPIKILEAFDEIRQYECDFIVTCAYGQFVPTKILELPKIDSINIHGSLLPKYRGGAPIQYAIKNGDSQTGISIMKMVKKMDAGDYYIQEAIKITDEDNSGTMFEKLAVLGQKMIKENLIKIYNNELVPIPQVEEEVTFSKNITTEEEKINWNDSAINIWNHIRSLAPRPIAHTFKGQERYKIEKAKVINQKVINQKPGTILDINNEGIIVQTLDQQILILLIQRTGKKMIEANNYKLNNLNDLKIGDCFE is encoded by the coding sequence CTTGAAACTTTAATTAAAATGAAAAATGTGGAAGTCAAATTAGTTATTTCTCAACCAGATAGACCTGTTGGAAGAAAAAAAGAGTTAATGCCTACACCCGTTAAACAAGTAGCAATAAAAAATAATCTAAAAGTGATTCAACCAATTAAAATCTTAGAAGCTTTTGATGAAATTAGACAATATGAGTGTGATTTTATTGTAACTTGTGCATATGGGCAATTTGTGCCAACTAAAATTCTTGAATTACCAAAAATAGATTCAATCAATATTCATGGAAGTTTATTGCCAAAGTATCGTGGTGGTGCTCCAATTCAATATGCTATTAAAAATGGTGATTCTCAAACTGGAATTTCAATTATGAAAATGGTTAAGAAAATGGATGCTGGTGATTATTATATTCAAGAAGCAATAAAAATAACAGATGAAGATAATTCTGGAACAATGTTTGAAAAGTTAGCTGTACTTGGGCAAAAAATGATTAAAGAAAACTTAATTAAAATATATAATAATGAATTAGTACCAATTCCTCAAGTTGAAGAAGAAGTTACTTTTTCAAAAAATATTACAACAGAAGAAGAAAAAATTAATTGAAATGATTCAGCTATTAACATTTGAAATCACATTAGAAGTTTAGCACCAAGACCAATTGCACATACTTTTAAAGGTCAAGAAAGATATAAGATTGAAAAGGCAAAAGTTATTAATCAAAAAGTTATTAATCAAAAACCAGGAACAATTCTTGATATTAATAATGAAGGAATTATTGTGCAGACTTTAGATCAACAAATATTAATTTTATTAATTCAAAGAACAGGCAAAAAAATGATTGAAGCAAATAATTACAAGTTAAATAATCTAAATGATTTGAAGATAGGTGACTGTTTTGAATAA